Proteins from a genomic interval of Colletes latitarsis isolate SP2378_abdomen chromosome 3, iyColLati1, whole genome shotgun sequence:
- the LOC143340197 gene encoding uncharacterized protein LOC143340197, producing the protein MNRTSKTMNMKSIVLFPLFMIIYLFLGAQGTCNDFYGQNLSVGTHYINCTTYECHSDGSISGLSCPEYVCAEGKQIGYRETDYSKPYPGCCGGPICA; encoded by the exons ATGAACCGTACAAGCAAAACCATGAATATGAAGAGCATCGTCTTATTTCCGCTTTTTATGATAATATACTTATTCTTGGGGGCACAAG GAACTTGCAACGATTTCTATGGTCAGAATCTTAGTGTGGGGACGCACTACATAAATTGTACTACATATGAGTGTCACTCGGATGGATCTATAAGCGGGCTTTC ATGTCCAGAATACGTATGTGCTGAAGGAAAACAAATTGGCTACCGCGAAACGGATTATAGCAAACCTTATCCAGGATGTTGTGGGGGACCAATTTGtgcataa
- the Rybp gene encoding ring and YY1 binding protein, whose product MNHSGSGKRQAKVLEENYWDCSVCTYRNTAEAFKCHMCDVRKGTSTRKPRINPQLVAQQVAQQQYAPLLKPGKKEGGSGGSTASSGKEKDHKLDKPRRKNRHPPRLKNIDRSTAQTNEVTVNNVTVVITEYKPKVKKSSDQSGLSSSASSENGSQHDSNQDSRSLDIGTDA is encoded by the exons ATGAACCATTCGGGAAGTGGAAAACGTCAGGCGAAGGTTTTGGAAGAAAATTATTGGGATTGCAGTGTCTGCACGTATAGGAATACCGCAGAAGCATTTAAGTGCCACATGTGTGACGTCCGTAAAGGAACTTCCACGCGGAAACCCCGCATTAATCCCCAACTTGTGGCACAACAG GTTGCTCAGCAACAGTATGCACCACTATTAAAGCCAGGGAAAAAAGAAGGCGGAAGCGGAGGTAGTACAGCTAGTAGTGGTAAAGAGAAAGACCATAAATTGGACAAACCAAGGCGTAAAAATAGACATCCACCCcgtctcaaaaatatagatcgcagtACAGCTCAAACCAATGAAGTGACAGTAAATAATGTTACTGTCGTTATTACGGAATATAAACCCAAAGTGAAAAAAAGTTCAGATCAGTCTGGTTTATCTAGCAGTGCTTCTTCTGAAAATGGAAGTCAACATGATTCTAATCAAGACTCTAGAAGTTTGGATATAGGAACTGATGCTTAG